The Actinoplanes sp. N902-109 genomic interval GCTCCAGCGCCACGACCGTGACCCCGGCGAGCGGCAGGGGCGCCCGCTCGGCGACGGTGGGAGCAAGCGGCGGCTGAGGATCCATTGAGGCGGCTCCGATCGGCTCCGGAAGCGCCGGGACCCGGTCCGAGCAGGCAATCCACGGCGCGGGACGTTGTCTGTACCGTACGTCCGGGCCGCCGCGGGCGGGCATCCCTCGACCTGACAGTGCGCCCCGGGCCGGCCGTGATCGGGAACGGCCGGTCCGGACTGCACCGGTCAGCGGGCGCGTCTCAGCGCGGCGTCAGGAACGCGCGCAGCGGGGTGGCGGCGTGCCGTCCCGCGTCGTGCTCGATCGCCTCGGCGAGCGAGTGCAGCTGGGCGGCGGCGACCCGCTGGACGAACGGGTCGACGAAGGTCGTGGTGATCTCGCCGGTCGCCTCGTCCTTGACGTTCTGCAGCCGGGTGCCGGCCTCGTTGACGATCAGGTTCGGTCCCGAGATGACGTGGGCGTGGCACTCGTGCAGCACGCGGCTGAGGTCCGCCATGCAGTTGCGGCCCAGGTTGCGGCCCGGCGTCGCCACCATGACACACACGCTCTTGCCGAGCAGTGCGGAGCTGGACACCGGACGGGACGCCCAGTCGATGGCGTTCTTGACCACGCCGGGGATCGAGTTGTTGTATTCCGGGGTGGCGATCAGGAA includes:
- a CDS encoding NADPH-dependent FMN reductase, with product MRILALSGSLRQESFNTQLLRALPSVAPDNMEFDIFAGLGDLPHYNQDLDVEDAPEPVQRLRTAITAADGFLIATPEYNNSIPGVVKNAIDWASRPVSSSALLGKSVCVMVATPGRNLGRNCMADLSRVLHECHAHVISGPNLIVNEAGTRLQNVKDEATGEITTTFVDPFVQRVAAAQLHSLAEAIEHDAGRHAATPLRAFLTPR